The following nucleotide sequence is from Megalops cyprinoides isolate fMegCyp1 chromosome 6, fMegCyp1.pri, whole genome shotgun sequence.
GAGGATATTCACTGTTTCTCTTCCATGACTTGGCACCAGCCATAGCAAGCCTCACAACAAATGCAACCCTGCTGACATTTCTCCCAAAATGCACCCTTTCTCCCACAGGTGCGTTACCTGGAGCAGCAGAACAAGATGCTGGAGACCAAGTGGAGCCTCCTTCAGGACCAGACCACCACCCGCTCCAACATCGACTCCATGTTCGAGGCCTACATCGCCAACCTGCGGAGACAGCTCGACAACCTGGGCAACGAGAAGGTCAAGCTGGAGGGAGAGCTGAAGAACATGCAGGGCCTGGTGGAGGACTTCAAGAACAAGTGAGTGTCCGACTCTGCTTCCTTCGGTGCTCTTTCACGTCCCTCGAATGTTTCTGGGAAGTGTGAGACGATCTCTTGCGCCGCACTGCCCTTGCAGTGAGCACTGTTGAGCGCattttcccccccccccgattccTCAAGTCAAAGGTCTAAACTGCGCCTCTTTCCTCCTAAGGTACGAGGATGAGATCAACAAACGTGCGGCTGCGGAGAACGACTTTGTGCTCCTCAAGAAGGTGAGAGACCTCATCAAGCAAAGCATCTCTTTtaccagctgctgctgtgcgCCAAGAATTAAAAAATCAGTCTCAGACAGACAACAGCCAGCTCAAACTcttcactctctcaccctcagGACGTTGATGCCGCCTACATGAACAAGGTGGAGCTCGAGGCAAAGGTTGATGCTCTTCAGGATGAGATCAACTTCCTCAGGGCCGTCTACGAAGCGGTAAGATCCTCTCACTTACCTTCAAAATTCACCAGGTTTAAAACTCCCTGTCTTTAACTTCAAATTCTGGAACAGTTGAAGTATTTAgtctaaataaaaaatgcagcaatatCGCagtagcatttttttaaaattttgggTGATGGGTGATCAATGCGAGAACAAAGGTGAAAGAAACCTCAAGGCCTCGTCCCCCGTTTCCAGGAACTGCGTGAGCTGCAGGCCCAGATCAAGGACACCTCCGTGATCGTGGAGATGGACAACAGCCGCAACCTGGACATGGACGCCATCGTGGCTGAAGTGCGCGCCCAGTACGAGGACATCGCCAACCGCAGCCGCGCCGAGGCCGAGTCCTGGTACAAGCAGAAGGTAGGCGTGATTTCGAGAATGAAAGATCGTGGGGTTTTTTTAGCTCCTTTGATGGGAGGATGGGTATTTTTTGAATGTCCCTTTGACTCCCTGCTATCCCCGGGTCCTTTCAGTTCGAGGAGATGCAGACCTCCGCTGGGCGAAGTGGAGACGACCTCCGTGCCACCAAGGCTGAGATCGCCGAGCTGCACCGCATGATCAGCCGCCTGCAGAACGAGATTGACGGCGTCAAGGCCCAGGTGAGACAGCCCGCTTCTGAGACAGAAAGCTGGGAtgtgtgcattacattattatcatttagcagatgctcttatccagagcaagtgacagaggttacagtttttacgtgttattcatttatgcagcagttctgggttaagtacctttccttagggcacagcagcagtggggaattgaaccagcaaccttttggttgctAGCCCAGAGTTTCACATGtcatccacttacacagctggatattttattgagcaattctgggttgagtatcttgcccaagggtatggTGGCAGCACCCCAGCAATGTTCTGAACCTGCCCTCCTGCACTGAGCTGCCACAAATAAAAGGATACTCCAATCAAACTAAAACATTCTGGCAAAACATTCCGGGCATGGTGCACTctattcaccccccccccccctttctctctctctctctctctctctctctctttccgtgGCTTAGCGTGCCAACCTGGAGACGCAGATCGCCGAGGCGGAGGAGCGTGGCGAGAGGGCAGTGAAGGACGCCAAGGACCGCATCAAGGACCTGGAGGAAGCCCTGCAGAGGGCCAAGCAGGACATGGCCCGCCAGGTGCGCGAGTACCAGGAGCTGATGAACGTCAAGCTGGCCCTGGACATCGAGATCGCCACCTACAGGAAGCtgctggaaggagaggagacCAGGTGAGCAAGGATTTTGGGGGGAATTGTGCAGATATGTTAAAACTCCTCAATAAAGAAGAGATGGCATGTTCTAGCTCCAATCCAGCTCAAAGCACAGCCTCCTTCTTCTCCTGACAAGCTGTAGCTGTCTGCTTTCTCAGTGCAGCTTTATTTGGACAAAAGATAATTGCTTCATAATTTTCCTGAATGATCCCATTTAGTAGCCTGCTGCATGCACTCCGGTTCACGCTCTGAAGGTGCTGTTGAAATCTCTCCACAGGCTGTCTTCTGGTGGTGGAGCCACAAAGATCCATGTGCAGCAGACCTCCAGCGGTGAGTAATCAGTCATGTTCTCCTCAACTCCCTCCAAGCTGGCTGACCCAGCACACTGCGTTATCCAGGACCTTCGCTGGGAAACAGCAGCATGCTATGTAATGCGGTACCTTCAGCAGCACGAGTATGAATGAATCGTTAATACTCACGCTgctgaatggatgaatgaatgagtgaataatCTGTTTAATTACTTAAATACAATGTAACAAAAGGGCTCTGTTATCAAGAGTTCTACCATAACACTCAGATCagatatgaaggaaaaaaaacggtGATGCAGATCAAGTTTATTCACCGCAGGGCTGTAGGATTCACCCGTTGTTGCCCGATCTCTCTTCATCGGGGGCGGGGAGCTGTGAATGAAGGGGGTGTGTCTGTAACGGCCGTCACGTTGAGCTGATTATGCTCTGCCTCCACAGGCTTCTCCGGCCTGGAGAGCGCCGGCGGATACGGCGGCGGATACGGCGGCGGATACGGCGGTGGATACAGCGGCGGATACGGTGGCGGGTACGGCCTGGGAGGCGGCAGCAGCGGCCTGTCTATGGGTGGGGGCAGCTACGGCGGGGGCGCCACCATCACCAAGACCTCCACAGTGACTAGCAGCAGCAGACGCTTCTAAAGCGGAGGTCTTCCTCCCTCTGCATCATTTCTGACCTAACTGCCCACTTACAGATACTCATCCCTACGCATAAAGAGAGTGAGCATCCGTCGATCCAGAACATTCtatgagggggaggggggggttggcCAGCAGGTATCATCCTAATCCCTTTACAGTTTACCAACTCCATTCAGTTCCCGGAAGAACAAACttcttccattacatttttatctgGTTTTAGCCACTGTGGAGCTTAAAGCCCACAACAGCTGAGTGATTCAGCCAGCCAATAATTGCAGGGAACAGCATGAGCAGTAAGGTTTCCCTTTATTCGGAGTCTGGAACATTCCCAGAAAGCATTCAAATCACGGTTTTGGGATAGAACACTGCCCCTGTCTGTCCCAACCCCTCCCTGCTTAGTGTTCCGGATCTATGGATGCCTCCGCCCCCTTGTTCTTACATGTTGAAACACATAATATTACAGGGCATctcattacattcagttaccccccccccaccaccaccaccaccaccactaccaccttCCTTCAGCTATCtatcaaaagcaaaaaaaaaaaagagtgaagaAGAGAGTGATTTTGAAAcggtgaaaaaaatcaaacctaaAAGAGAACAATTCTGTTCCCTCCTGTGTGCGACAGACTGcctttgtgttgtgtgaaaaCGCAGCCCTATGGAGGGCCTCACTCCTACGGTCACGGAACAGTCAGTGCAGACTCACCATTTGCAGAAATACAAGCAGAGCAAGTCTATGAAAGTGGGTGTATTTGTGTCCCACGTTCCCGAGAGGCAGAATGACAGTGTATGCATGCTTGGTTTCTCAACGCCTTGATTCTCTTTATTGCAAATAAaattttgcagtgtttctccTGACAACCAGACCGGAAAAAAGAGCAGCTTTTTCAGTATGCAGCTAAGATGTGCTGCCTCCCACTAGGGACAAGGGCTGTACTGcagtatgtatacattatataattgaaaatatattgtatattgcaGTGGTTCTGTGATGCCTGTGACTTTGAGTGTAGGCCCTGctctttctcttctgtctcAGGGAATATTGGTTCACTAGGGAGGATCTGAAATGGTTTtcttctggttttgttttttttcgcTTGATACCAAAAAGTCAAAAAGGCTGTTGTGACCAGATTCAGTAAGTGCAATTGATTTTGtaacacccaaaaaaaaaaaatttgaataaatCTGAGTTCAACAATCCTactctcttttgtttttgtctttcattcaCTTCCACTTTGTTTTCCATGTAGATTTCGGCTGAAATACATGTGGATAGCAGATATTAATTTgcaacacaataaataaataggagagacagaaaaggaggaTGACTGGTCAGCATCGGGAATCACAGTCAATAACTGGTAGAAATAAATCTGAAGATATGAAGTATGTATCATGTTTAGGCAAACACAAGTTCAAATGAGATAACAGCGTGAAATGTGCTACATTGGAAAAACAccataatgtttattttgttttattttcaaaagttttCAGCAAACTAAGCACAATGACACAAGTGTTTTGTTAATTAAGTACATACTTGAATCCGTGACATTTCCAAAATTCACTCACAACAAAATTTCATTGAcccccacaaaaacaaaagaaaaaggtgGATTTAACTACGATTTTGTTGATCTCACCCATAAGCATTTAAGAAATTAAGTTATGGATCAGAAAGAATAGAGCATTTATGTTCACTCCTGGAgctgtcctgtctgtcagtaGAGCCTCTTCTAGGCTCTCAAACGCAATTATTTATGTAGGGATTACATCTAAGAGAGCAGCTTAACAATGACACCGAGGTGTGGCCAATGGAAAGGAACAATTCATCTCTGTCACTGAGGCATTCATGGGCATCTGTTGAAGCCTGCTTTGCACTGCTCACCTTAAACAGTAGTTCATAACTCAAGTGccttctgtatttattcatccCCCTGactaaacaggaacaaaaaaaacatcctacAAAAGGGAAGATATACATGTTCGATGTTTCTTTCTACTTTCTCTACTTTCTAAAGTTTAAATGTCATAACTTAATACTTAAAGTgaatttgtttcaaaaatgatgaatttttattgaaattttatgaattttattgaaatgtggAGGTCAGGACAGGGTCCTCCCACCAGGTGCGTGTGTATTGGATGATTGCACTCACCACAGACTGTGTTTCTGCTTAGAGGCTGCCACcatgagacaagcctaatgttTGGCAGTTCCAAATAGGGTCAAAAAgggggaaattaaaaaaaaaacaacctgatGGTAAAActtaaaattgtaaatgtatgcCTTTCAAACCTCAAAATTGTGTGAGAAGGGTGTGTCTGAGCACAAAGGAGccactgtactgtgtgtggaGAGTGGAGGTATACATCATGCGGCTTCCCCAGGATAAACATGCTTTTTCTCATTCGAGAATGGTACACAAGGTCCTGTTCTTCttgaagaaaaataatgatttattatGATGcaacagcatttcccaaacctctcctggaggactgcttgtcctgcatgttttaatctctccctgctccaacacagccgATTCaaacttgttatgaactcctgaagctgcttaatagcaaactgatcatttaaatcaactgtgttggagcagggagagatctaaaacatgcaggacaggaggtcttccaggagaggtttgggagaCACTGTgatataaaatttgttttggaGTGGTGGTGACCAAAACCCAAACATCAATATTGGCCACAATGggtataaaattaaaaactccTTGACACCCCTTTCCTTAACAATCTGTGATAAaaaatttgtgatttttaaaatcccTCTCCTACTGCACCACCAAACTTGTTTCAAACAGACCTCCCACCACAGGGTGGCAGTCATGTGCCTTGTTGGGTGATTACGGTTTTGGCACTGTTGCAACACTGCATTAAAATCATCCTttaactaaaatgaaatatgttgtaatatataGTGTAACATGAGGGGAGGTGATTGAAGGCCGGCACTCACACATTGTGAATCGGGaagcagtgtgctgttgtggttAAGAGAATGAACTTAATTTTAAATAGATTACCATGTGTGTTTCTCCAAAAAACCTTGACACCACCGCTTCCCTCCCACACACTGATTACCCATGTCTCTCCCTTCTTCCTGtaggtagcagtgtggtgtagtggtaaggcgcagggcttataactgaaagattgctggtttaattccctgctggggtactgctgttgtacccctgggcaaggaacttaaGCCACAGTGGCCTcattaaatatacagctgtataaagggataacatgtaaaactgtatgcaatgtaagttgctctgggtaagagtgtctgctaaatgacaataatgtaaaggaATCTTAACCAGTCTAGACCCATTTGGGTCCACAATGTGCAgtagatattacattacatcacatcatttagcaaacgctcttacccagagcgacttgcaaATAAGGGCcagtttaaaaaacaattacactGCATACGGCCCCTGTGGAAGTCTCAGTAGAGCTGTGATTTATGTTCGTGGGATGTTTATAGTAACATTTATAGATATAAATGTGACATTCGTGTAAAAGCTGCAATtaggcttttatttatttgcactcACATGAAGCTAATACAGGGAAAAATACTGTGTATTTTAGACTCTATGCCTGTTTTATATCTTTATTCACTTTGACAGTTATATCACTTTCAACCATTTGCACTTTTTAGTGCAGTCATGACACGTACAGAAGTTCCATCTAACACAGATTCAATAATGCCTTCTtagagaaaaaatacataatatagaACACGGTTTCTCAACCGGGTCGCGGATCATTCTGCAGGGGGTCGCGAATTTCTCTGgtgtgttttaaccgaacgcgaaAATTTACGAGCGACGCGAACGCATGAAAAGTCAAAGGCAGGAGGCGAATGGGCGGAGTTCGCGGCGAAACTGCGAGCGACGCCAAATGAGCGTTCGCTTGAGTTAGAAATGTTCAACTCGAGTGAAAATTTCACCtggcgaaagccaatcaccttcaagtagggaTAAAGGCCACGCCCATCTTCCAGAAATCTCGAATCAAACTTGCTAGCAGCGTGGTGTAGTCAAAATGCTGGCTGTGATGTGGCGCGAAATTCGCAAGCCATCAAACCTGCGCGGGGAAGCGAAGCTTAGTGCAAATTGCCCATCGCCCCAGGAGTATAGAACTGGGGGATGCCGGCGCAGCCCGTAAGGCCACTTCATACAAGGCTCATTGCGGTATTTGGGCGACAGTACTGTCGAATCGTATTTTCGAATGTCGTATGTCGCCCTTTCCCCAATTCCACCGTGCCTGGATATCATTTCAGAGCAGCAGTCTCAAGTGTCACATTAACGTGAGTAAAATTAGTCTGCCTaatgattgaaaatgtttgtatgttttcgtgaaattaattataataatcatatactgtactgtagcctGGGTCTAAAGAGGCATTtcagtgatttatttctttatttctccccGTAGTTGGTCGTGGATGACTGGCATACAAAAAAGTGGGTCGCAGTAGGCAAAAGGTTGAGAAACCCTGATATAGAACACCTCCAAGTGGTTCAAAAGGGTATTGAATTCATATACTGAAAAGCACCACAGTATATTATTTTGACATactgtaaattatatattacattaaatggCACAATGGATTCCAACATGCGTTATTGTTCTTGGATGAACACAGGGTTCTCTGAGGTTGCCTCTGGGGTGCTTGCGGggttgtctgtgtttgtctgcgcTGGAGTCTGCGAGCTCTCTTTGCTTGAAcgacacaagcacacatacagcagaATCCCAGCTCCAATCAGAGTTGTGAGCAGAGCACCAACTATGACTCCAGAACTTGGTGGCATCCAGGCtgtggggagaaagagagagagagagagagatcattcTTTTCTCATCATGTGTTACCTGATAGTTTGTGTGACGTAATGGTACTCTTGGCAGTAGACAGTTCAAGGGTTGTACAGAGTTACTGAGGACTGAAAATGGCATAGTAGAGGGCTGCTttgattggttgttttttttagacACTCCCTTAcgttttatttgctttataaaTCACATATCGAGCCAAAAAGGTGGTCCTCTGGCCATTAAGTACAAGAAGTCTGACTGCTAACTCCTGTCAGGCAAGACTGACAGTCTCCGCTATGCTAAAAGACTGGGTCTTTGTAACTGTGTGTATTGGGAGTGATAGCCTTTCCCAGACTTGATACAGTTTAAACCTCATGCTCTTTTCTCTACTCCTGCCTAACTCCTACCTGCTGTTTGGTCCAAAAGgatgaaaacagcagcagtgtagtacagtgtggtgtagcggtaaggagcagggcttgtaaccaaaaattCACtagttcagttccccactggggtatTGCTGTTGTACCGTTGGACAAGCAACTTAATccacaatggcctcagtaaatatacagctgtatgaatggataacatgtaatacTGTACacaatgtaagttgctctggataagagtgtctgctaaacgacaataatgcGATGTAATGTAAGGGAGTCTTAACCAGTCTAGACCCATTTGGGTTCCGCAATGTGgaaacccacaattgcctctgtaaatatccagctgcacacGTGGATAAAACCGCAGCCTACGCGAGTCCCTCTGGATgagaccgtctgctaaatggcaatactGTAACGTAGTGCTGTGCGATAATGCCATGTAATCAGGTgatgcagcagcagagaggtgcGGAGAAGCACTCACTCCCGGTGGTGACGGTCAGGCGGTTGCTCAGCTTGGACTCCACGTGGAGGTTGAACCCGTGGTACACCGCGTAGCACGCGTACTCCCCAGGTCTCACCGGCGGACTCAGCTCGGTCGTCACGGCCTCTCCAGCCAACACCGTCGAGTAGGTGAAGGTCCTCTGACTGGTCACGTCCTGTATGCGTAGCTCCGCCTGcgatgatgaaaaaaaaaaacagcttgattGGGCTTTCCTGCGAAAGGCAGCAACCTGAGAAAGAGCATACGTTCACTGCTGTGGGCCCGATGGGGATTAAACatggcggcagtgtggcatagcggttaaggagcaggccttgtaaccgaaaggttgccggtttaattccccactgctgttggtactgctgttgtacccttgggcaaggtacttaacccacaattgcctcagtaaatggaCAGCATTGTAAAAAGTTGTAATGaatgcaagtcgctctggataagagtgtctgctaaatgccaataatgtaacgtaaagaCACTCAATAAACAGCACCGCTAGCTTTTTCTGGGCTCagtttctttgccttttttcatcTCAGTATCAAGCTGTTTTCTTAGTGATTTTGCAGTGCTTCTCTGTCAATACCCCCGCTGATCTCAGGGGTGTTCGTGAGGTCCCTGTGACCCCTGCTGTCTCCACTGATGTTCTGCACCACCTGTCCTGCAAGGCAAACCCGTGTCTTTACATCACGGTCGAGTGTAAGTCCCTCCTGGCTCCTGTGCAAGCGGCGTTTTTCCCCATAGTGTTAGCGAGCCGTTCAGGGCTCTTTTCCCACACGAGTCAGTCTTTCGCGCAAACCTTACAGCTCTGTGAGCGCGCCAGTCTGGGCCTGGTTTTCATAATGCTCATGGCGCAACAACCCTGTTGCTAATGATTATTACAGGACGCAACATGTACAGCTACCCTGCTCTTGTTCTACACTAAAAAGAACAATGgggtttaaataataaaaagggcAAAGGGGTGAGGGAACATGACAGCCGTATTGGACATGTCAATCAAGACCTTCTCTATCTGTTAGCACTAGACAGAGGAAGCTATGAATAAATGCTTACTTCTTGGTTTTTGTTGAATTGAACAGTAAATTTGAATTAAACATCAGCTTTGAAAGTACAATGCACTGGTACTAAAGGCAACGTCCCGCCCCCCAACTCGGGTGAAACCTGATACCTAAGAGAACCATGAATTAACCTCTTAGGCGCCACATGCATTATGAGAGGAGGAGGTTTGAGGAACTCGAGCAACTGTACCATCAGACCATTATCGACCATCCACTGAGAGGTCACCATACAGGAGAGCACTAGCGGGCTTTTTTCATGGACATAAATACTGGAAACACGACCGTAACCAGGGACCGAGAGCTCCGGAGCCTGAGGAAAATCTGCAGTggcaaatgagagagagagagagagagagagagagaaacaaacagtaaaactCAGCTTGTCAGGGTTATGACTGCTGCTTCCCAGaatggccaccagatggcctcatcACTCCCGGTGTTCTACGTCTCATTCACCTAACAtctttcacctgtgttaattagttATTGGTTTCAACTGTTTTCGCTGTTACTTAAGCCCCGCCCTTTGCTCATGTCTCTGCGCAGTCTTGAGTTGTCATGCTTAGTGTCTGAACTCTTGTACCAAGCCTGGTTTGGTTtcctaattttattttctttgaacaaaAACCTCTtgaatttaatatttgaatttcaCAGTAAATTAAGATGTTATTAGATGTTGTTGTTGGTAAGATTGACTTAGTGAATCCTGGCCCAGTACCTTGGACTgagtttttatatatacatatattacacacacacagtatatagaCATGTAGTGTAAGACCTCCAGAGTTCACACTATGGTCTATGAAGGAAATAAATGGTGAAAATTCAGAGTGAGGTGATACCAGCTGCATAGCAACACAAGCAGCATCTGAACCTGCCCTGAGGTTTCTGAAGGCCTGTCACCTCGCCATGCCCCTCACCTGTGCAGACGATCTCCGGCTGCTTTCCTCTCGGGTAGGAGTCCCCGACAGCAGTGATGCGGCAGTCTCGGACCCGGGCCTCCTCCCCGCTGCATTCCACCGGCCCCACGAACACCGTGCCCGGTCGGGGGTTGGAGATGGTCAGCACGCTTTGGATGGCCACATCTCCGCAGCCCATCTCCCTGCAGACCACGCGCGCCAGCTCCCGGTTCAGAGGGTCCGTGTTCGCCCCCTGGCAGACGACGGACCAGGCGTTCCGCACAAACACCTCCAGCCGCCCCCCACAGCGGCTGCTCCGGAACCGGGAGACCAGGCGCACTGGGGCCTCCTCTGTGGGGGAGAACGCAGGACAGCACCAGACCCATGATGCAACAGTCCGAAAGGATCTCCGCAGGTGATTTTGGTCTTTCTCTCAGCACAACAAGACGGTGAGCTTCTTGTCTTGCACGTTCAGTTGTGGCAAGATACacgtataaacacacacacacacagaaatctcCACATGGTATATGATGAGGAGAATCAGAATAGTACCAGAAGTGCATATGAAGTATAGCTTCGCTACAGAGTGTTGAGCTTTGCCAGCTCTATCTGCACAGCCACTTCTCCTCTATGATATTGCACACACAGGGAATGAGacattttactgaagcattAGAGCCGAAATGGCACCTTGCACTGAAACACATGCTACAGGAAACTGCATGGACTGCCTCTAGGCGGCAGCATCTGCTAGTATCTGCAATGTCAGAGCTGACTCAGTTTGGCGCAATCCTGTTTAAAGCGGAGGGTTGCCATGACTCCCTAAGCCATATCCGTCCAGAACTGGAGACAGCACCACCTCTTCACATAACTAACTTTCAGCACTTTTcgttttctttgctttgctttcgAAATGAAACGCCCTCagaaacacagtgctgtttgtaaCGGGCGGTTGGACTGAGGACTGACCTACGCTGGCTAAGGCAGCGGGGGAGAAGGGAGACTGATACAGGCGCTGGTTGTAGGTGAGCTCCATCTTGCAGAGGTACTCCAGCATGACCTTGGCATCCATCTTTTTGCTGGTGGCCACGAGGAGTCTTGTGTTGTCCTCCAGAGTGACGGAGCCCAGCAGCTCCGGGGGTGCGTCGGCCCCGGGGCCCAGCAGGTCACGGACGTAGAGACTGAGGGTGAAGTTGAAGAACTCTCCGGAGGCCTTGCAGTACACTGTGTAGTTTCCTCCGATACGAATGAAGAATGGGTCCACTGAAGCTATcggagggggaagagaggctGGGGGGGCGGGAAAGAAATGCAGCAGAATTCATAGTGGactctgtccaatcagagcgTGTGtctcacattttcatgttttccagAACGACTtatcttacagtttttacatgttatctttATATGCAGCTggcggcagtgcagcataggggtaaggagcagggctcgcaactgaaaggttgctggttaaattccccactggggcactgctgttgtacccttgagcaaggtacataTTACAgtactgcctcagtaaatatccagctggaaaATGCATAGtgtgcaaaaactgtaacctatgtaagtcgccctggataatggtgtctgctaaatgacagtaatgtaatgtaatgtaatgtaatgtaatgtaacagttgGATTGGGTAATTGGGTTTACCC
It contains:
- the LOC118778815 gene encoding keratin, type II cytoskeletal 8-like — protein: MSKTSYSYSYSSKGSSGGGMGGGFGGGIASGGGSIRKSYSSQSAFAAPLGSTRVSGVSVRRSGAAGGGAGMGFGAGAGFGSGAGFGAGAGFGAGAGFGAGFGGGPYIAPITAVTVNQSLLAPLNLEIDPNIQAVRNQEKEQIKTLNNRFASFIDKVRYLEQQNKMLETKWSLLQDQTTTRSNIDSMFEAYIANLRRQLDNLGNEKVKLEGELKNMQGLVEDFKNKYEDEINKRAAAENDFVLLKKDVDAAYMNKVELEAKVDALQDEINFLRAVYEAELRELQAQIKDTSVIVEMDNSRNLDMDAIVAEVRAQYEDIANRSRAEAESWYKQKFEEMQTSAGRSGDDLRATKAEIAELHRMISRLQNEIDGVKAQRANLETQIAEAEERGERAVKDAKDRIKDLEEALQRAKQDMARQVREYQELMNVKLALDIEIATYRKLLEGEETRLSSGGGATKIHVQQTSSGFSGLESAGGYGGGYGGGYGGGYSGGYGGGYGLGGGSSGLSMGGGSYGGGATITKTSTVTSSSRRF
- the si:dkey-195m11.11 gene encoding uncharacterized protein si:dkey-195m11.11, which encodes MSLPTTFRITVWGLLWAARWELQVQADGPLQAPTLSFKSPPDGSDIQLFSRVTLLCTPPYRAPYPMVVILGRDTQPRVEVTRYPLRSSSSALFYLQASAENEGTLVCWYNVSRTREMSASSNPLNITISSLPPPIASVDPFFIRIGGNYTVYCKASGEFFNFTLSLYVRDLLGPGADAPPELLGSVTLEDNTRLLVATSKKMDAKVMLEYLCKMELTYNQRLYQSPFSPAALASVEEAPVRLVSRFRSSRCGGRLEVFVRNAWSVVCQGANTDPLNRELARVVCREMGCGDVAIQSVLTISNPRPGTVFVGPVECSGEEARVRDCRITAVGDSYPRGKQPEIVCTDFPQAPELSVPGYGRVSSIYVHEKSPLVLSCMVTSQWMVDNGLMAELRIQDVTSQRTFTYSTVLAGEAVTTELSPPVRPGEYACYAVYHGFNLHVESKLSNRLTVTTGTWMPPSSGVIVGALLTTLIGAGILLYVCLCRSSKESSQTPAQTNTDNPASTPEATSENPVFIQEQ